TGCACTGGCCGCATCCAGCAGCGGGCCGGATACGGACTCACCGGCAATTTGCCAGGTGCCGGCAATCAGGCGAATCATTGAGCCATGCGCGTCCAGCGTGCGTTCCTGTACCTGTTCCGGCTGCAGGTCGCGCCAGTCCGGCGTGCTCATCTTGTCCTTCGCCGCCATATTGATCCACAGCTGGAAGCCGTGCATACCGCCCTCGCCCTGGGAGGGCATCTCCGAGTGGATGATGCCGCGCCCGGCGCGCATCCACTGGGCACCGCCCTCGCGAATGGCACCGCGGTTACCCAGGTGGTCCTGGTGCTCAAACTCGCCACTCAGCATGTAGGTCAGCGTTTCGATCCCCCGGTGCGGGTGCGGCGGGAAACCGGCAATGTAATCGTCGGGATTTTCCGAGCGTATCTCATCGACCATCAGGAACGGGCTGAAGTCCGCGGACTGGAATCCAGCCACCCGATGAATTTTCACGCCGGCGCCATCGGCGGACGGATGCCCCGCCACTACACGTGCGGCGGGCCGCAGGCTGACGCTGTTTTCGCTGTTGGGTGTGACGTTTTGCATGGTTCTGCTCCTCCATTTCCGGCAGTATAGGCCGATTAAATCGCCAGAAAATGGCAAATAATCGCAGCTAATATTCGAACGGCTCGACAGGTCGCGCCGGTAACTCTTTTCACCGATCGAAATCAGACAAAGGACAGTCAATGGCCAAGGTAACCCTGGAGCAGTGGCGGATGTTTCAGGCCGTGGTGGAACACGGCGGTTTTTCCCAGGCCGCGGAAGCGGTGCACAAGAGCCAGTCTTCGATTAATCACGCGGTGCACAAACTGCAGGAGAGCCTCGGGGTTTCGCTGCTGGAAGTGCGCGGGCGCAAGGCGGAACTCACCGACGCGGGGCGGGTACTGCTGAACCGCGCCGGCGGCCTGCTGGATGAGGCGGAAGCGCTGGAGTCGGTGGCCGCGAGCCTGGGCGCCGGCACCGAGGCGCAACTGCGCCTGGCGGTGGATGTGCTGTTTGATTACGAGGCCCTGTTCAATGCGGTGGAGCGTTTTGCCGCCGAGTTTCCCCACACCCGCCTGGAGATTCGCGAGACCGTATTGTCCGGTGCCGAGGAATTGCTGTTGCAGCAGGAGGCGGATTTCATCCTGTCCGCGCGCGTACCCCAGGGGTTTGTGGGTGAGCCGGTGGCGCGGGTGAAATTTGTGCCGGTGGCACACCCGGACCACCCGCTGCATCATCTGGGGCGGCCGGTGAACCGGGAAGATCTCAAGGCGGCGCGGCAGATCGTGATGCGCGATTCCGCGCTGAAAAACCGCCAGGATGCGGGTTGGCTCGGCTCCGACCAGCGCATCACCGTCACCAACGTGCACACCTCCATTGAATTGATCGAGCGCGGCCTGGGGTTTGCCTGGCTGCCGCAGACCCGCATCCGCGACTCCCTGTCGGCCGACCGGCTGCTGCCGCTGCGCACCGAAGAACCCTGGGAGCGGGATGTCACTGTCTATCTGGTGTACGCGGATCAGGACCGTGCCGGCCCCGCCGCCTGCCTGCTGCTGCGCGCCCTGCGTGAAGGCTTGCCACCGATCGAGTGATCGGGGCGCCGTATCCTCTGCCCGCTGGTCAAATCAATCTAAAACAGGAAGCGTGTCATGGTGCGTGACAGTGACGAAATCCGCTGGGGCATTATCGGTTGCGGCAATGTCACCGAGCTGAAAAGCGGCCCGGCGTTCAACAAGGTGGCGGGATCAAAGCTGGTTGCGGTCATGCGCCGCAACCGGGAAAAGCTGCTGGACTATGCCGCGCGCCACCGTGTGCCGAAAACCTATACCAGCGCCGACGACCTGATCAACGACCCGGAAATCGACGCCGTTTATGTGGCCACGCCACCGGGGAGCCATCGGGAGTACGCGCTGAAGATAGCGAGCGCTAACAAACACTGTTGTCTGGAAAAACCGATGGCGCTCGATTTCAGCGAGTGCGAAGACATTGTCGCCGCTTTTGCAGGCCGGGAGGCACAGCTGTTTGTCGCCTACTACCGCCGCTCCCTGCCCCGCTTCAATCAGGTAAAAGAGTGGATCGACAGCGGTAGAATCGGTGCCATTCGCCATATCAACTGGAGCTATGCGCGCGCGCCTTCCGCCGCGGACCTGTCACCGGAATACGATTGGCGCACCGACCCGGCGGTGTCCGGCGGCGGCCATTTTGTCGATCTCGCCTGTCACGGTCTCGACCTGTTTATCCATCTCGCCGGAGATATCACCGAGGCCAAGGGGATCGCGGTCAATCAGCAGGACCTGTATAACGCGGAAGATGCGGTTTCCGCCTGCTGGGCATTTGACAGTGGTGCCACCGGCGCGGGCTTCTGGAATTTTGCCGCCAGTGACTACAGCGATGAGGTAGTGATCTACGGCAGCAGGGGCAGCATCCGTTTTTCCGTGTTTGCCGACAAGCCGCTGGTGCTCGACGCCGGCGACGATTCCGAAACCGTCGCAATCGCCCACCCGGAAAACATCCAGTATTTCCACATCGACAATATGGTCAAACACCTCAACGGCGAAGGCCGGCACCCGGTATCTGCCGCCGAAGGTGGCAAGGCCTCACGGGTGATGGACCAGATTCTGGCGGGATTTCGCTAGGTTTGGCGCTCACTTCTATAAATTCGATGTATCCCTGCGAATATATGCGATTTTCGTTTTAAAAATCCGAATTAGACTAAACGGCGTTGTCTCTTCATACACTTTCTCTCTGAAAGAACTCTCGCTTAAGGACTCTGCTATGAACAACGGCGTACTGTTTGATTTCTCCAAGCTGATGGCGCGCATTCTGATGTCGGTGATGTTTATTGTCGCCGGCTACAGCAAGATCGGCGCCTACGCGGGCACGCAGGAATATATGGCATCGGCGGGTGTACCCGGCTTTCTACTGCCGCTGGTCATTCTGCTGGAGCTGGGCGGTGGCCTGGCCATTCTGTTTGGCTTCTTTACCCGCTGGGTGGCGGTGGCGTTTGCCGCCTTCTGTGTGGTGAGCGCGTGGCTGTTCCACAATGTGCCCGGTGACCAGATGCAGCAAATCCTGTTTATGAAAAACATCACCATCGCCGGCGGCTTCCTGATGTTGGCCTGCGCCGGTGCCGGCCGATTCAGCTTTGATTACGCCATGGCCAACGTGAAGAAGCGCTAAGGAGATACCCATGGGATTACTGGTAAATGGCGAATGGAAAGATCAGTGGTATGACACCGACAAAAGTGGTGGTGCCTTCGAGCGTGAGGCGGCGCAATTGCGTAACTGGGTGACGGCCGATGGCAGTGCCGGCCCCAGCGGCGAAGGTGGCTTCGCGGCGGAGAAAGACCGCTACCACCTGTATGTCTCACTGGCCTGCCCCTGGGCTCACCGCACCCTGATCTTCCGCAAGCTCAAGGGGCTCACCGATTACATCGGCGTGTCGGTGGTCAGCCCCTACATGTTGGAGAACGGCTGGACCTTCGATGAGAGCGAGGGCAGTACCGGCGATGACCTGTTCGGCAGCGAATTCCTGCACCAGGTGTACACCCGTAACCGCCCCGAATACTCCGGGCGTGTCACGGTGCCGGTGTTGTGGGACAAACAGCAGCAATGCATCGTCAGCAACGAGTCTTCGGAAATCATCCGCATGTTCAATACCGCGTTTGATGGGCTTACCGGCGATACCCAGGATTTTTATCCACAGGATTTGCGTGGCGACATCGACGCCACCAACACGCTGGTCTACGACAACATCAACAATGGTGTGTACCGTGCGGGGTTTGCCACCAGTAAAGAGGCCTACGAGACGGCGTACCGCCGGCTGTTCGAGGTCGTGGAGCAGTTGGAACAACGGCTGCAAGATAACCGTTACCTCACCGGTGAGCGCATCACCGAGGCGGACTGGCGGTTGTTTACTACACTGATCCGGTTCGACGCCGTGTACCACGGCCATTTCAAGTGCAACAAGCAGCGGCTGGCGGACTATCCCAACCTGTGGGGTTATGTGCGCGAGTTGTACCAGTGGCCTGGTGTGGCAGAGACGGTGGACTTCCACCACATCAAAACCCACTACTACGCCAGCCACAAAAACATCAATCCCACCGGGATTGTGCCGCTGGGGCCGGAGCTGGATTATTCAGCGCCCCACGGTCGCGGCTGATTTTGCGATGTGAACCAATCAAACTCTGTGAGGAAGTGTCATGAAGCTGTTCTATGCCCCGGGCGCCTGCTCCCTGTCCCCGCATATCGTTGCCTGCGAGGCGGGTATTGACCTGGATCTGTGCAAGGTCAACCTGAAGACCAAGCAGACCGAAAGCGGCGGTGATTTCACCGAGGTGAATCCCAAGGGCTACGTGCCCGCGCTGCAGCTGGAAGGCGGTGAGGTGCTCACCGAAGGTCCTGCCATTGTGCAGTTCCTGGCGGAGCAGAAGCCGGAGAAAAAACTGGCCCCGGAATACGGCTCCCTGGATCACTACCGGGTACTGGAGTGGCTGAACTACATCTCCACCGAAGTGCACAAATCCTTTGTGCCGCTGTTCTGGGGCGGGAGTGACGAGGACAAGGCGGAGGCCAGGGAAAAACTCGGCAAGCGCTTCCACTATGTGGAAGAAAAAATGGCCGGTGATTACCTGATGGGTGACGACTTCTGCATCGCCGATGCCTACCTGTTTACCGTGTACAACTGGTGCAGCAAGGTGGAGGTGGATACCGGCCGCTGGCCCAAGCTCAAGGCCTTTGCCGAGCGCATGTCCCAGCGCGAAGGGGTCAGGAAGGCGATGCAGGCAGAAGGCCTGCTGTAATCGCCCCGGCTCCGGGGCCTACTTCACTCTTTCCTCGACGCCGATCGGCTGCCGCGCCCTGGCCACAAACAGGGCGAGGCTCACGGCGGCGGCCGCACAGCACAGCATGCCCACGGCAATCGGCACCAGGGTGCCGGTATGTACCGCATTCACGGTCCCGCCCAGCACACCCCCGAAAATAAACAGCGACGCACCGTACAGCGCATTGGCGGTGCCGCTGATATTGGGAAAAAACTCCAGGTAACAGGCGGCGGAATTGGGCGCGATGATGCCAATGGAGCCCATCGCCATCACCAGCGGGACCATCCACGCCAGCAGCGGCTGCCGGTCACCAAAATACAAGGTGCTGGCCACCAGTAGCGCACAGGACATCAGCAGTGCACCGACGCCCACCACCAGAATCTGGCGTGGCTCGAATACCTTGAGCAGGCGGATATTCAGCTGCACCAGAATTGCCAGGCCCAGCACGCAGCTGCCAAACAGCAGGGGAAATTGCTCCGAGCTGACGCCAAAGTGGTCCATAAAGACAAACGGCGCGGTGGTGATATAGATAAACATGCAGCCACTGACAAACGCCTGTCCGAATAGAAAGCCCAGCGCCCGCCGGCAGCGGAAAATCTGCCCGTAGCCCTGCAGCATGCTACGTCGGGACTGGCGCTGGCGACGCGCGCGGCGAAAGCGCGATACCGTTTCCGGCAGGATGCCGCGCACCAGCAACATCATCAGCAGGCCGTACACCAGCAGGAAAATAAAAATGGTGTGCCAGTCGCCGAAGCTCAGCAGGGTGGCGCCAATTACCGGAGCCACCATGGGCGCGATCAGCATCATGGTGGCGATCATCGACATGATGCGTGCCGCCTCGCGGCCGTGGTACAGGTCGCGCACGATGGCACCGCAGATCACCGTGGCAAAGCCACCGCCCACCGCCTGCAGGAAGCGCAGTGCAATCAGCAGTTCCACCGTGTTGGCAAACAGGATCAGAATGGTGCTGGCGATAAAAATGCTGAGGCCGATGGTGCCGATAAGGATGCGCCCCAAGCGGTCGGACAGCGGCCCGCCAAAGATCTGCCCTACCGCGAAACCCAGCAGGTAGCTGGACACCGAATGCTGCACCTGCGCCACTTCCACACCCAGGGCGGCGGCCATATTGGGGATGGCTGGCAGGTAGGTGTCGATGGCAAAGGGTGTCAGCGCCACCAGCGCAGCCAGACAGGGGGCGAACCAGCGCGGCGGCTTGCCTTGGGCGTCGAAAAAATTCGGGGGCATAGTAAATCGGGTACGACAGTTGGTTGGCGAACACGGGCGGTCGATGGGCTTGGTATTACGCAACCGCGGGGCCGGCATGGTAGCGGCCCCGTGCGGTGGTTTCCATGACAGTGGGAGAATACCGGGTCAAACGGTTACTGGGTTGGGTCGAACAGCAGTTCATCTTCCAGGTACAGGCTTTGCCAGCGGGAGGGGCGCAGCGCAAAGTTACCCCTGGCGAGCCGCTCCTTCAGCCGATCAAAGGATTCAGTGGTGGTGCGGCTGCTGTCGGCAAACACGGCCCAGCCATCGTCTGCAGCGGTGTGGGCGGTGATCCGCAGCCAGTGGCGCTGATCCGTGCTGGAATCCCGGTGTTCAAACAGGAGGTATTCGGGCTTTCCGTCGCCGTCGAGGTCCTGCACCAGCCACAGGCAGGCGCGCCCCTCCTGCTCACAGGCCCTACCCGCGGCGCCGAGGTCGGCGTGTTGCGGTGGCGGTGACGCACCTGTGGGCAGCACCGGAATCTCCCGCACCCGCTGCGCGCGAGCGTGTATCTGTAGCGGGTTTTCCCGAAGGTTCCCGTCAATCTCTGGTGCTAGCAACTGTTGTAGATGTTCGGCGATGTCTTTGTCCTGCTGGATTGCCGGCAGTGCCTGCAGGCTTTGCAGCGCTTCCAGCCCAGGTCGCCCGAGCTTCTGACGCAGGAAAAAGAAATCAAAATCCGCCAGCGCCACCCGCCCGTCCTGTAGCCGCGCCGCGTGGCTGTCGGCGCTGATGCGCCAGAAATTTGCCAGTGGCGACTGGGTAATCAGGCATACCGCCAGCACCCACAGCGCCAGCCCGCTATTTAGCCGTGGCAACCAGTCGGCCCAGTGCCCGCCCCGGCGCAGGATGGCGACACTGTAGCTGACGGCCAGCAGCGCCAGGGTCAGCGCCACCACAAAACCCCACAGCCGCTCCGGGGTCCAACCGTACTGGTGCACCCGCAGGAACAAGCCGTACAGGGCGAATCCGGCATAAATCGGCGCGAGCACCAGGGCCAGCAACAGCAGGCGATTGACCCATTTGGGGTAGCGGGCGAAGGGAAACTCGTCCTGGATCACGCCGTTGGTGAAAAACAGCAACAGTGCCAGCAGCCACAACAGCAGGGCGCTGCCGTGGCCGGTGTCCCAGATCGGCTGCAGTCCGGTAAACGGCAAGGTGGCGAGGAACACCACGGTCAATACCCCCAGCAGTGGCAGCAGAGCCACCAGCATGGTGCGCAGCAGGCGCTTCAGGGTGAGCACAAAGCTTTGTTGCGAGCGGAACAGGATGGCGCCACAGCCCGTCACCAACCAGGTCACCGGGTAGAAAAACCAGTCTTCCTCAAACAGCTCCCTGAAAAAGCCCACACCCACCAGCTTGAACAGCGACTGCCACAGGAACAGGATCAGCCAGAAAATCCCGGTAAAAATCAGGGTGAGGCCGACGGTCAGCGCCATGTCCCAGGAATAGTGGAACTGTGCGGAATAGCCCGGCCAGCGCAGCTGCGCCGTGCCGGTGGCGCCCGCCCGCAGCAGGAAAGCGACAATAAAGGTGGCAACCACCACGGCAACGCAGAACGCAAACGGCCAGTTGCAATCGATCATATCGGCGGGCGTGCACTGATAGCCCCGGTAGCTGGCCAGCAGAGCCAGCAGTGCGGCGTACGCTGCGATGATCCACCAGTACCCCCGCGCCAGACGCGGCGCCACCGTGACAATAATCAGTGGTGGCAGGGTGATGACCAGGGTGTAGCAGAGAAATTGCCACACTGGCGACCAGTGCTCGACGGCGGCAAAGAACTTGAGTGCGTAAAGGGCAAGGCCTTGAAGAAGGGCGGCGATCAGGATCAGGCGCTTTTCGGCGATGCCAAGATCCTGCGGTTGGTTGGGCGTATTATCTTGTTGGTCGCTGCTTCCGTGCATATCGCGTCCTGTTCGCCTCTTTTGCGGTCGTATTAGTGCTTCTCTTCCCGCAAATTATAGAGGCCTTTTTTCAGCTTCAGCAGGTGTTCCTGCAATTGCGGCCCCTTGCGCTGGGCCACGCCGATAGCCAGCACGTCGATGACCACCAGGTGCGCAATGCGCGAGGACAGCGGCGTATACAGCTCGATGTCTTCCTCCACATCCACT
This genomic interval from Microbulbifer sp. Q7 contains the following:
- a CDS encoding pirin family protein, whose protein sequence is MQNVTPNSENSVSLRPAARVVAGHPSADGAGVKIHRVAGFQSADFSPFLMVDEIRSENPDDYIAGFPPHPHRGIETLTYMLSGEFEHQDHLGNRGAIREGGAQWMRAGRGIIHSEMPSQGEGGMHGFQLWINMAAKDKMSTPDWRDLQPEQVQERTLDAHGSMIRLIAGTWQIAGESVSGPLLDAASAASVADVRLAPGADVSLPLPREHTALAYIYRGSLATERGTVTRGNLVLFGAGESLQLRAPADGAGKGTGLLLLHGAPLNEPVAHYGPFVMNTREQIEQAVRDYNNGTLTD
- a CDS encoding LysR family transcriptional regulator, translating into MAKVTLEQWRMFQAVVEHGGFSQAAEAVHKSQSSINHAVHKLQESLGVSLLEVRGRKAELTDAGRVLLNRAGGLLDEAEALESVAASLGAGTEAQLRLAVDVLFDYEALFNAVERFAAEFPHTRLEIRETVLSGAEELLLQQEADFILSARVPQGFVGEPVARVKFVPVAHPDHPLHHLGRPVNREDLKAARQIVMRDSALKNRQDAGWLGSDQRITVTNVHTSIELIERGLGFAWLPQTRIRDSLSADRLLPLRTEEPWERDVTVYLVYADQDRAGPAACLLLRALREGLPPIE
- a CDS encoding Gfo/Idh/MocA family protein, which gives rise to MVRDSDEIRWGIIGCGNVTELKSGPAFNKVAGSKLVAVMRRNREKLLDYAARHRVPKTYTSADDLINDPEIDAVYVATPPGSHREYALKIASANKHCCLEKPMALDFSECEDIVAAFAGREAQLFVAYYRRSLPRFNQVKEWIDSGRIGAIRHINWSYARAPSAADLSPEYDWRTDPAVSGGGHFVDLACHGLDLFIHLAGDITEAKGIAVNQQDLYNAEDAVSACWAFDSGATGAGFWNFAASDYSDEVVIYGSRGSIRFSVFADKPLVLDAGDDSETVAIAHPENIQYFHIDNMVKHLNGEGRHPVSAAEGGKASRVMDQILAGFR
- a CDS encoding DoxX family protein; protein product: MNNGVLFDFSKLMARILMSVMFIVAGYSKIGAYAGTQEYMASAGVPGFLLPLVILLELGGGLAILFGFFTRWVAVAFAAFCVVSAWLFHNVPGDQMQQILFMKNITIAGGFLMLACAGAGRFSFDYAMANVKKR
- a CDS encoding glutathione S-transferase family protein, encoding MGLLVNGEWKDQWYDTDKSGGAFEREAAQLRNWVTADGSAGPSGEGGFAAEKDRYHLYVSLACPWAHRTLIFRKLKGLTDYIGVSVVSPYMLENGWTFDESEGSTGDDLFGSEFLHQVYTRNRPEYSGRVTVPVLWDKQQQCIVSNESSEIIRMFNTAFDGLTGDTQDFYPQDLRGDIDATNTLVYDNINNGVYRAGFATSKEAYETAYRRLFEVVEQLEQRLQDNRYLTGERITEADWRLFTTLIRFDAVYHGHFKCNKQRLADYPNLWGYVRELYQWPGVAETVDFHHIKTHYYASHKNINPTGIVPLGPELDYSAPHGRG
- the gstA gene encoding glutathione transferase GstA produces the protein MKLFYAPGACSLSPHIVACEAGIDLDLCKVNLKTKQTESGGDFTEVNPKGYVPALQLEGGEVLTEGPAIVQFLAEQKPEKKLAPEYGSLDHYRVLEWLNYISTEVHKSFVPLFWGGSDEDKAEAREKLGKRFHYVEEKMAGDYLMGDDFCIADAYLFTVYNWCSKVEVDTGRWPKLKAFAERMSQREGVRKAMQAEGLL
- a CDS encoding multidrug effflux MFS transporter, yielding MPPNFFDAQGKPPRWFAPCLAALVALTPFAIDTYLPAIPNMAAALGVEVAQVQHSVSSYLLGFAVGQIFGGPLSDRLGRILIGTIGLSIFIASTILILFANTVELLIALRFLQAVGGGFATVICGAIVRDLYHGREAARIMSMIATMMLIAPMVAPVIGATLLSFGDWHTIFIFLLVYGLLMMLLVRGILPETVSRFRRARRQRQSRRSMLQGYGQIFRCRRALGFLFGQAFVSGCMFIYITTAPFVFMDHFGVSSEQFPLLFGSCVLGLAILVQLNIRLLKVFEPRQILVVGVGALLMSCALLVASTLYFGDRQPLLAWMVPLVMAMGSIGIIAPNSAACYLEFFPNISGTANALYGASLFIFGGVLGGTVNAVHTGTLVPIAVGMLCCAAAAVSLALFVARARQPIGVEERVK
- a CDS encoding DUF4153 domain-containing protein; the protein is MHGSSDQQDNTPNQPQDLGIAEKRLILIAALLQGLALYALKFFAAVEHWSPVWQFLCYTLVITLPPLIIVTVAPRLARGYWWIIAAYAALLALLASYRGYQCTPADMIDCNWPFAFCVAVVVATFIVAFLLRAGATGTAQLRWPGYSAQFHYSWDMALTVGLTLIFTGIFWLILFLWQSLFKLVGVGFFRELFEEDWFFYPVTWLVTGCGAILFRSQQSFVLTLKRLLRTMLVALLPLLGVLTVVFLATLPFTGLQPIWDTGHGSALLLWLLALLLFFTNGVIQDEFPFARYPKWVNRLLLLALVLAPIYAGFALYGLFLRVHQYGWTPERLWGFVVALTLALLAVSYSVAILRRGGHWADWLPRLNSGLALWVLAVCLITQSPLANFWRISADSHAARLQDGRVALADFDFFFLRQKLGRPGLEALQSLQALPAIQQDKDIAEHLQQLLAPEIDGNLRENPLQIHARAQRVREIPVLPTGASPPPQHADLGAAGRACEQEGRACLWLVQDLDGDGKPEYLLFEHRDSSTDQRHWLRITAHTAADDGWAVFADSSRTTTESFDRLKERLARGNFALRPSRWQSLYLEDELLFDPTQ